The DNA sequence TTAGAAAGAATTGAAAAAGGCTTTGACCGCACAATCATTAATGTAGTATGATTTCTATTCAACATGTTACAAAAAATATCAACTTAATTTTTAGAGAAAGTAAACAATCATGTTATTAGGAAGGGAACAAAGATGTAATCCTAATCTTTCAGCTTTAGAAAGATTTTATATATCAATTTTAGGAATGCCGATTATAGGCCTCAGAATAAGGGGCAGAAATATTTTTTCCCTTATTCCAAAAGATAGAGAATATAAGGCAATATTAGATGCTGGGTCTGGAACTGGAGTATTTTCTTTTGAACTTGCAAAACGTTTTCCTAAAGCCCAAATAATAGGAATAGACATTCTCAAAAATGTTGTTAATGCAGGGAATGATATTGCAAAAAAAATAAATGCTCAAAATGTTAAATTTATACATGGAAACCTTGAAAGTCTAAATTTTAGAGATAAATTTGATTTGATTGTATGTGTAGATATTTTAGAGCATATTGAAAATGACATAAGAGCATTGCAGATACTAAATGAATATTTAACACCTTCCGGAACTCTTGTATTGCATGTTCCAGCCTTATATCGACGGTATCCTGTATTTAAAAAAAATTTTAATTTTGACGTTGAAACTCATGTTAGAGTAGGGTACGAATTATCAGAAATAAGGAATAAGTCTGAAAATGCTGGTTTTACAATAAAACAAATCGGTTTTACATATGGCTTTTGGGAAACGCTTGCTAATAACTTAAGCTATATGATTACAAGAGCGCGAATGGAAAATAAAATGCTATATGCTTGTGCTTTTCCATTCTTAAATTTACTGTCACTAATAGGATCAAAATCCAGACCTAAAAAAATTGGTGCAGGCATTTATATTATAGGGCAAAAATCGTGAAACAATTTGGAGTTGAGATGTTTATTTAACACTCAAGATAAAATTGACTTTTTATTTTTTATCTGATATGCAACCGCTCTTTAGGTTATTTATTTTATTAAATTATCAATTATTAATTAAAAAAAAGAGGAGGATTATTAAATTATGAGTAAAAAATTGTATTTATTAGTCGGCGTTATGCTATTGGCATGTTTTTTCGTTGTGAATGCTCTTTATGCAGGAACAAAAGTGTCTGATGTAATAAAAATGGAGAACAAAGCTTACAAGAAACACACAAAGCCTATAGTTGATTTTTCCCATAAAAAACATAATGAAGATTATAAGATAGACTGCGGTGAATGCCATCATGATAAAAATAACAAACCATTAAAGAATTTGAAAGCGGGTGACAATGTTCAAGAATGTATGGAATGTCACAAAAAAGAAGGTTATGTTACTGGCAAAGCAGCAAAAGATTTATCTGATAAACAAAAATTAGAATACCATGCTAACGCTATGCATGATAACTGTACTGAATGCCACAAAAAACATAATAAGGAAAAGAAATTAAAAAAAGATGATAAAGGCTATGCTCCAGCTACATGTGTCACTTGTCACGCTAAATAAGTAAAAAAATTTTAAACTATCCAATAAATAAGGCGATGATATTTTTTATATCTCGCCTTTATTTTTTTTTATTGATACATTAAACCTACCATTTAATCAAAATTAATACCTGAATATAGCAAAAAGGAGCAAATAAGAATGAATATTGTTGATAAAAATAATCTAAATATAAAAAAAGGAGATATTCTTGCGGGTTTTCTTGTAAAAGAAATATCAGCGATTGAAGATATTAATTCCATTCTGTATGAACTTGAACATGAAAAAACTGGAGCTAAATATGTTCATGTGAGTAATGACGATGTAGAAAATACCTTCAGCATTGCATTTAGAACTCCTCCGTCAGATTCAACTGGATCTTCCCATATTATTGAACATACGGTTTTATGCGGATCAAAAAAATTTCCTGTAAGGGATCCTTTTTTCTCAATGCATAAAAAAAGTTTATGCAGTTTTATGAACGCTTTTACTGCTTCAGACTGGACAATGTATCCTTTTTCAACTCCGAACAAAAAAGATTTTTATAACATGATAGATGTTTATCTTGATGCGGTTTTTTTTCCGAATTTAGATGAATTAAGTTTTCAACAGGAAGGCATACGGATTGAATTAGAAGAAAACCATGAAAATCAAAATGATTATAGCCTTGTATATAAAGGAATTGTTTATAATGAAATGATGGGATCTATGTCTTCCCCGTCAAGGGTTATGTATCAATCCATATTATCAGAACTTTATCCTTCTACTGCTTACGCCTATAATTCAGGTGGGGACCCTGAAGTAATTCCAGATTTAACATATAAAAAATTTAAAGAATTTTATAAACGCTATTATCACCCAAGCAATTCGTTTTGCTATACCTATGGAAATCTTCCTTTAGAAAAGCATTTATGCTTTCTAAATGATAAGGTACTTTCTAATTTTGATAAAATTGATCCGAAAACAGACGTTGCTTTTCAACCAAGATGGGAAAAACCTAAAGTTATAAAAAAGCCGTATCCTTTTGATAAGAATCAAGATGCATCAAAAAAACATCAAGTTTGTATATCTTGGCTTATGTCTGATATTAGTAATTCCGTCGATATTCTTTCTTTAAACCTGCTCGAAGAAATAATGTTAGGCAATTCTGGTTCACCTGTTAGAAAAGCATTAATTTCGTCTAATATCGGATCAGACCTTAGTGATGCAGCTGGATTTCATTCTGATTATAAAGATACATTTTTTTCATTAGGACTAAAGGATGTCAATGAAACAAACGCTTCTGAGATAGAAAAAATAATTTTTACATGTTTAAATGAACTTGTCCAAAAAGGAATAGATGAAAAACTAATAGATACAGCTATTCATCAACTTGAATTTCAAAAAAAAGAAATAACAAATGTGCCGTATCCTTATGGTTTAAAACTTTTCCTTGAATTTTGTGGTTCATGGATTCACGGAGTAGATCCTGTAAAAAGTCTTAAATTCGATGATGATTTAAAAAAAATCAAAGATGAGCTTCAAAAAGGACCTTTCTTATCAAAACAAATAGAGAAATATTTTCTTAATAATTCCCATAGAATTCTTTTAATACTTTATCCTAATATTGAAATGACACAGGCTCAAGAGTTAAGGATAAAAGAAAGACTTAACTTCGTTAAGACTAATCTTACTGATTATGATATTGAAAAAATCAAAAAAGATACTGAAATGCTTGAATTAAAGCAAAATGAAATCGAAGATTTAAGCAGCCTTCCTTCTCTTGAGATATCTGAGATTTTAAAAAATGTAGAACATAAAGAACCTTTTACAATTATTAATCAATATTCTACATCATTATACAAAGAGCATACATCTGGGATTTTTTATTTTTCTTCAGCATTAGGAACTGGAAATATAACAAAGGACTTAGTTCCTTTTGTTCCATTTCTTTGCTCAACTTTTTCGAGAATGGGGACAAAAAAAATAGACTACTCCGACCTTGCAATCATGATAGCTCGATATACAGGAGGCATAGGCATGCATTCTATTGCAAAAAGCTATTATGGAAGCTCTGAAACTTATATTCCCTATATATCTTTTTTTGGAAAATGCCTTAACCGAAATATCGAAAAAATGTTTGAAATCCTTCAAGGACTTATTTTTGATTTAAGTTTTTCCAATATGGCTCGTTTAAAAAATCTCTTGCTTGAATACAAATCAAGATTAGAATCAACAATTGTTCATTCTGGTCATAGCTTTGTAATGAAACTCGCCGCAAGAAATTTTTCAAGCAAGCATAGCCTTGATGAAATATGGCAAGGAGTTCATCAATATCAATTTATAAAAAATTTTACAGATACTTTATCTGATGAAAAATTAATATCTATTGCTAATAATCTTGAAAATATAGCAAAAAATTTATTTGCTAAAAATAATTTAAAAATGGCCATGATAGGAGAAGATAATGCTCTTATCAATTGTGAAAACTATATAGCGTCTATAATTAATGGCATGACAGGTGAAGGTAAAGACGGCTTTAGGGTGAATCAAAATCAAATAACATCCCCAATGCCTTATGAAGGATGGAGTACATCTTCGTCTGTATCTTTTATCGGCTATTGTTTTGAAACTGTTCCCATGTGGCATGATGATTCTCCAGCTCTTTCGGTATTAAGTAAAATTATAAAATCCTCATATATACATAAAGAAATAAGAGAAAAAGGCGGAGCATACGGAGGCTTTTCTGTTTATGATGACGAAGATGGTTTATTTTATTTAGCTTCATACAGGGACCCCAATATTTCGAGAACTTTGTCGGTTTTTGAAAATGTGGGTTCTTTTATACGAACAAAAGATATAGACGATGAGGCAATCCAAGAATGCATACTTGAATTATGTGCAAAAATAGATAAACCAAAAACACCGGCTGACGCAGCAAAAAAATCTTTTTTCAGAAATTTAGTGAAAATTACTTATGAAGACAGAAAAAAATTCAAAGAAAACCTTCTTAGCGTAAATAAAAATAAATTAAAGGAAGTTATCGAAAAATACTTTATGCAAAAGCCTGAAAAAGTAGGTATAGCAGTAATATCAAGTGAAGATAAGCTTAACCAAGCAAATAAAGAATTAGAAACACCACTTAAAATTTATAAAATATAGTTTTATTTTTTTACTTACGGCCGACACTTTAGGTTGCTATAAAAAGTGCTTAAATAGATTTATTGATATAATCATCAATAAGATAAATATTTGTTTAAGGCTAAAAATATTAAAGATAGAACAATAATATTTTTATTGTTGATATTTTTATCAATAACTAAGTGCTTTAATATAATCCTTAACCCAAAAGGCAAGTATGATTTTAAAAGCTATAATCAAAAAGTGTAAACTAAAAGAGCTATTCCTGATGAAATAGCTCTTTTAGAGGTGTTTTAAAAATTATTTGAGGGCATTATTAAATACGGTTTTAACTTCATTTTGCGCTGTTATAATATTTGCTCTGATAATATTATAAATCTCTAAACCTTTTTCTTTTATGTCTTGTACTAATGCGAAAGGTTTTTCTAATTGTGCTGTTAATAGATCAATTATTTCTTGTGCTTTTGTTGAAACTTCTTGTTTAGCTTTTTCAGCTTTTGCATTAGCTTTTGCTACCGCTACTTTAGCTTTAAAAGTTTCTACCTGTGCATTAATCATTTCTAAATAAGTTTCTGTAATTCCCATGTATTTGCTCCTTTTATTATTAAATATTGATATTTATATTTATGATTTGTTTTATGTTTGAGATCTATAACGCATTGCGTCATAAATGTCAAATACTTTTTCTATTATTCGTTCAAAATTTTAACTTTTTATGAACTTTAAACTTTAATAGGTCCATTGATGTAATAATATAATTATGTTTATTTTTATTGAGTGAAGAATTAGAATTAAGAATATAAGTAATAATAGAATCGAATATATATGAAAAAATATTACATTTTTATCATGACAGGAGGCGAATTCATTATTGGCCAATTAAGCTTGTAAAATATTTAGGGAGTTCAGCCTCAAAATAAAGACGTTTACCGCTAAAAGGATGATTAAAGGAAATAGATCTGGCATGAAGAGCTAAACGTTTATGCGATTCATTTTCTTTTCCATATTTTAGATCACCAACAATAGGATGCCCATTTTCATTTAAATGTACCCTTATCTGATTTTTTCTGCCTGTTATAAGATTAATTTCAAGCATACTAAATTTTTTTGTTTCTTTGATAACTTTATAAACTGTGGTGGATAATTTTCCTTTTTTAGTATCAGGTGTTGAATACACTATGCCAGCTTTATTCTCTGTTAAGTATGTGCTAATATTGCCTTCTTTAGCTTCGAAGTTTCCGTAAACAACCGCAATATATTTTTTTTCCGTTTGCTTCCAATTATTTTTTAAAGATATTTCAGATTTTTCATTTTTTGCAAAAATGAGTACCCCTGAAGTTGCTTGATCTAAACGATGGACGACATAAAGTTGTTTTTTTGATTTAGAACAGCCTTTTCTGATATAATTAGTTAAAAGATAGTGGGCTGTCCGGAATTTTTCCTTCTCTGTTGCTACTGTTAACAGACCTTCTGATTTATCAACAACTATTATATCAATGTCATCATAAATTATTTTAAGCCCTTGAGGCTGATATTTTTTACTTGTTTTTTTAATTATATCCATTTACTTAGTTATATATTAAGTTTTTTTAAAGGAATTGAACGGTATAATTCTTTGAGACTGAGTGTATAATTAATTGGGCTGAATGTCAATTGATCTGAAAAATGAGATATATGCTCATATTCCCATTTAGCGTTTTCTTTGTTCCGGTATATTTCTAGTTGAACGCATTCTTATAAAATTTATGTTTTTCAAATTAAAAATATAATTAATTGTTAATTAAAATCGAAAGATTCAAATTGGGAAAAATTCATCAAAAATGTACTTTTAAAATTGCTTAGAATTTTATCAGTATTTATGTCTTTTAAATTGTTATTTACACCATATATTTCCCCTCGTTTAAGAATACCTTGAGCCCATCTCCAGTGTGTAGCTTTCTCACACATTACACCAAACATTCGAAAAACGGCTGGAGAATTAGGATCAATAATTGCTTGAGCCATTTCAAAATCTTGCTGTGATATCTTATATAGGGATTGAATAATGTCAATCTGATTTGGATGAATGGCTGTTTTTCCTAATAGGCCATTTAATAAATCCCTTTCGACCTCTTCTCTAAGAATTTTTATATTTTCTAAACTTTCATAAGCAGGTGCGCTTAAATTATACCCTAAAGGTTTAAAAAGAGTAACTAATTGAGAAATAGTATGTCCAATGGGTGTGTCGTAAATGGTTCTTTCACAATCTCTACGAATTCCAAGTACATTTAATAAATCAAGACCTCCGATTCTAATTGTAATAATCCGCTCTTTATAAAAATCATCCTTTAGAAGATTCCAAAGTTTATATAACTCATTAATATTGAAAACTTCCTCTGTTTCTAAAGTTAGCATAACTTTAAAATTCGGATAATGTTTTAAAATCTTAAAGTATGTGTCAATGTTTTTAATAGTTATTTTCGGAAAAACAAATCCATTTATTCGGCTGATATTTGGTATGTCTAAAAGCACCTTTAAATTAGCCGGATTTCGAGGCCTAACAAATCTATAAATATCTTTTTTTTCAAAATATACGAGAGATTTACAAATATTTTTAATAGCAAATGGCAATTCATGCTCTAATATAGAATCTTCCATACAAAAAACAACCGAACGAAGCGATGAATATTTTTCTTTATTTGCAATTGAAATAATATCTATATTTGTTGCCGGTACATAAAGAGTTGCTCCGAGTTTACAAAAATCCATAAAAAATCCTTCTCATTTAAATGAGTTAATATCTCAAAGTTTTAATAATTGCACACGCATTATAGATTTGTTCGGGATCTACTAAAATAGGAACGTTTTTTTCTTGCGATAGCAATATAATGTGTTGAACTTCAGGCATATCCATATTTTTCAAGATAACTTTATCTGGAATCCGCCTTAATAGCACACGGGTTGATTCGCCTATACCGGGCTTTATATAATGAACAGTTTTTATATTAAAATTTTTCATAATTTTTGTCAGAAATAGATTGCTCTGCTCCTGTAAATTAGCTTTGCGTTCTTTTGACAAAGGTTCTGGGCTTAAATTAAATTGGTTTAGCTTATGAATATCTTCTATCTCTGATAGGATAGTATCTATAAACCAATTGGATAAATCATGGGCTTCAAACTCCTGATAATAAATACATCCATGAAAATCATTATGACCAATATATTTGTCATTCAATATAGATCGGCTTATAAGTCCAGAAATTGTTGAATTAAGAATACTCGAAGGAATGAGATAATCATCGTGTGAAACCGAAATATCTGCAGCTCCACATAAGTCTGAAAGAACGTATAGTTCTGGAGAAATATTTGTGTTATTAGCTTTGTTAAATGCATGTACAGATTGTCGCATTTCTTTAGCTATCTCTCCTTTTCCTGTCCATCCATCTATAAATACTATACTTTTTGGAGGACAGTTGGCTGTATATAAAATATATCTAAGAGCATTTTCGTCTATTCCTCTGGATTTTATAATCGAAATGGAAAAATGAATTACTTCCTTTGAAAAATATTTGTTTAATATTTTTTTCAA is a window from the Desulfobacterales bacterium genome containing:
- a CDS encoding class I SAM-dependent methyltransferase yields the protein MLLGREQRCNPNLSALERFYISILGMPIIGLRIRGRNIFSLIPKDREYKAILDAGSGTGVFSFELAKRFPKAQIIGIDILKNVVNAGNDIAKKINAQNVKFIHGNLESLNFRDKFDLIVCVDILEHIENDIRALQILNEYLTPSGTLVLHVPALYRRYPVFKKNFNFDVETHVRVGYELSEIRNKSENAGFTIKQIGFTYGFWETLANNLSYMITRARMENKMLYACAFPFLNLLSLIGSKSRPKKIGAGIYIIGQKS
- a CDS encoding cytochrome c3 family protein — protein: MSKKLYLLVGVMLLACFFVVNALYAGTKVSDVIKMENKAYKKHTKPIVDFSHKKHNEDYKIDCGECHHDKNNKPLKNLKAGDNVQECMECHKKEGYVTGKAAKDLSDKQKLEYHANAMHDNCTECHKKHNKEKKLKKDDKGYAPATCVTCHAK
- a CDS encoding insulinase family protein, producing MNIVDKNNLNIKKGDILAGFLVKEISAIEDINSILYELEHEKTGAKYVHVSNDDVENTFSIAFRTPPSDSTGSSHIIEHTVLCGSKKFPVRDPFFSMHKKSLCSFMNAFTASDWTMYPFSTPNKKDFYNMIDVYLDAVFFPNLDELSFQQEGIRIELEENHENQNDYSLVYKGIVYNEMMGSMSSPSRVMYQSILSELYPSTAYAYNSGGDPEVIPDLTYKKFKEFYKRYYHPSNSFCYTYGNLPLEKHLCFLNDKVLSNFDKIDPKTDVAFQPRWEKPKVIKKPYPFDKNQDASKKHQVCISWLMSDISNSVDILSLNLLEEIMLGNSGSPVRKALISSNIGSDLSDAAGFHSDYKDTFFSLGLKDVNETNASEIEKIIFTCLNELVQKGIDEKLIDTAIHQLEFQKKEITNVPYPYGLKLFLEFCGSWIHGVDPVKSLKFDDDLKKIKDELQKGPFLSKQIEKYFLNNSHRILLILYPNIEMTQAQELRIKERLNFVKTNLTDYDIEKIKKDTEMLELKQNEIEDLSSLPSLEISEILKNVEHKEPFTIINQYSTSLYKEHTSGIFYFSSALGTGNITKDLVPFVPFLCSTFSRMGTKKIDYSDLAIMIARYTGGIGMHSIAKSYYGSSETYIPYISFFGKCLNRNIEKMFEILQGLIFDLSFSNMARLKNLLLEYKSRLESTIVHSGHSFVMKLAARNFSSKHSLDEIWQGVHQYQFIKNFTDTLSDEKLISIANNLENIAKNLFAKNNLKMAMIGEDNALINCENYIASIINGMTGEGKDGFRVNQNQITSPMPYEGWSTSSSVSFIGYCFETVPMWHDDSPALSVLSKIIKSSYIHKEIREKGGAYGGFSVYDDEDGLFYLASYRDPNISRTLSVFENVGSFIRTKDIDDEAIQECILELCAKIDKPKTPADAAKKSFFRNLVKITYEDRKKFKENLLSVNKNKLKEVIEKYFMQKPEKVGIAVISSEDKLNQANKELETPLKIYKI
- a CDS encoding RNA pseudouridine synthase translates to MIKKTSKKYQPQGLKIIYDDIDIIVVDKSEGLLTVATEKEKFRTAHYLLTNYIRKGCSKSKKQLYVVHRLDQATSGVLIFAKNEKSEISLKNNWKQTEKKYIAVVYGNFEAKEGNISTYLTENKAGIVYSTPDTKKGKLSTTVYKVIKETKKFSMLEINLITGRKNQIRVHLNENGHPIVGDLKYGKENESHKRLALHARSISFNHPFSGKRLYFEAELPKYFTSLIGQ
- a CDS encoding HpcH/HpaI aldolase/citrate lyase family protein, with protein sequence MDFCKLGATLYVPATNIDIISIANKEKYSSLRSVVFCMEDSILEHELPFAIKNICKSLVYFEKKDIYRFVRPRNPANLKVLLDIPNISRINGFVFPKITIKNIDTYFKILKHYPNFKVMLTLETEEVFNINELYKLWNLLKDDFYKERIITIRIGGLDLLNVLGIRRDCERTIYDTPIGHTISQLVTLFKPLGYNLSAPAYESLENIKILREEVERDLLNGLLGKTAIHPNQIDIIQSLYKISQQDFEMAQAIIDPNSPAVFRMFGVMCEKATHWRWAQGILKRGEIYGVNNNLKDINTDKILSNFKSTFLMNFSQFESFDFN
- a CDS encoding cysteine protease StiP family protein; its protein translation is MIQKGFSGSYNEEDIVFLLKPIEMKSTPLSEKEWSIQSGKKHYSEMIGKEELPSNRYLSIFHNSLRDNKRCMAENLFHLASVIANKFEDKITLVSIARAGTPIGVLLKKILNKYFSKEVIHFSISIIKSRGIDENALRYILYTANCPPKSIVFIDGWTGKGEIAKEMRQSVHAFNKANNTNISPELYVLSDLCGAADISVSHDDYLIPSSILNSTISGLISRSILNDKYIGHNDFHGCIYYQEFEAHDLSNWFIDTILSEIEDIHKLNQFNLSPEPLSKERKANLQEQSNLFLTKIMKNFNIKTVHYIKPGIGESTRVLLRRIPDKVILKNMDMPEVQHIILLSQEKNVPILVDPEQIYNACAIIKTLRY